A single Crateriforma conspicua DNA region contains:
- a CDS encoding peptidylprolyl isomerase has translation MPRRTLRMFLITPSRIAGWTALLALAVSVVSWDAATLSAQDETTESAPTQDVSSESSEFGSLEIESQLPPDATEEEQLAELERLLETPEVQEAIAAFDQSHQELVEAMGDLNETYLRYRNEIDQTESGKAAFRERRERVRKLIHQTHRLANPILPFYREAATYALTMVQSNEERSIYNGATYESAARFLDAKRNEKYIFQAAMRSAVCTGQFDVARKIFDVLQGQELPQIDTNIRINLDQIEEDFNLEAERQRRDADKVFPKVKLHTTNGDVIAELYIDDAPSAVSHFIQLVEDGYYEDAEFMQVIDNLLALCSHAAESPPQKFLVDEHQKPDARRPLRGSLVMAGIPAEAGRFVPNSANRRFAIMMMPIPMVADSQTVFGRVIEGMEVVSTFQRVDPSKPKEKGELVLPPDRILEATIIDRPETLPEPEYIENPSR, from the coding sequence ATGCCCCGTCGCACGCTCCGAATGTTCCTGATCACCCCGTCGCGGATTGCCGGCTGGACGGCCCTGTTGGCTTTGGCCGTTTCTGTCGTCAGCTGGGACGCGGCGACGCTGTCGGCCCAAGACGAAACGACCGAATCCGCACCGACCCAAGACGTATCATCGGAATCGTCAGAGTTCGGATCGCTGGAAATCGAAAGCCAGTTGCCGCCCGACGCCACCGAAGAAGAACAGTTGGCCGAACTGGAACGGCTGTTGGAAACACCGGAAGTCCAGGAAGCAATCGCCGCATTCGACCAATCGCACCAAGAATTGGTCGAAGCGATGGGCGACCTGAACGAAACGTACTTGCGATACCGCAATGAAATCGACCAAACGGAATCCGGCAAAGCCGCCTTCCGTGAACGTCGTGAACGGGTCCGCAAGCTGATCCATCAAACGCACCGATTGGCCAACCCGATTTTGCCGTTTTATCGCGAAGCGGCCACCTATGCGTTGACGATGGTGCAAAGCAACGAAGAACGCAGCATCTACAACGGCGCGACCTACGAAAGCGCCGCCCGATTCTTGGATGCCAAGCGGAATGAAAAATACATCTTCCAAGCCGCCATGCGTTCGGCGGTTTGCACGGGACAGTTCGACGTCGCGCGAAAGATCTTCGACGTCCTGCAAGGCCAAGAACTGCCCCAGATCGACACCAACATTCGCATCAATCTGGACCAGATCGAAGAAGATTTCAATTTGGAAGCGGAACGCCAGCGGCGCGACGCGGACAAAGTGTTCCCCAAAGTCAAACTGCACACGACCAACGGTGACGTCATCGCCGAACTGTACATCGATGACGCCCCAAGCGCCGTATCGCACTTCATTCAATTGGTCGAAGACGGCTATTACGAAGACGCCGAATTCATGCAGGTGATCGACAACTTGTTGGCTTTGTGCAGCCACGCGGCGGAATCACCTCCTCAAAAATTCTTGGTCGACGAACACCAGAAACCCGACGCCCGACGTCCGCTGCGGGGATCCTTGGTCATGGCGGGCATCCCGGCCGAAGCAGGCCGATTTGTTCCCAATTCCGCCAACCGCCGATTCGCGATCATGATGATGCCGATCCCGATGGTCGCCGATTCGCAAACCGTGTTCGGCCGCGTCATCGAAGGCATGGAAGTCGTGTCGACGTTCCAGCGGGTCGATCCCAGCAAGCCGAAGGAAAAGGGCGAATTGGTGCTGCCACCCGATCGGATTTTGGAAGCCACCATCATCGATCGCCCCGAAACGCTGCCGGAACCGGAATACATCGAAAACCCGTCTCGCTAG
- a CDS encoding RsmD family RNA methyltransferase, translating into MSKKHPRRGKSRSSRKFDAAQTGHQDGDANDSAAKAPRGGKSAAKTHATTLRIIGGSMRGRTVRYHGAAYTRPMKDSVRENLFNILGPAVRGAVGFDLFAGTGAIAFEAISRGANGVTMVEQSRHAMKTLKDSASQLGIEDRLNLIIGDTFRIALKLLGPPDADTPWVVFLCPPYRMWEDETTLGKLNQMIRAFLEHAPLGSVLVAETDKFFDTARLPAAAWDFREYGNVRLCFVEPAVICGMNL; encoded by the coding sequence ATGAGCAAGAAGCACCCACGTCGCGGAAAATCCCGATCGTCACGCAAGTTTGATGCAGCCCAAACGGGGCATCAGGACGGCGATGCGAATGATTCCGCTGCCAAGGCACCGCGTGGCGGCAAGTCGGCCGCCAAGACACACGCGACGACCCTGCGAATCATTGGCGGTTCGATGCGTGGTCGCACGGTCCGCTATCACGGCGCCGCCTACACACGACCGATGAAGGACAGCGTTCGCGAAAACCTGTTCAACATCTTGGGGCCGGCGGTCCGCGGGGCCGTCGGTTTCGATTTGTTTGCCGGGACGGGCGCGATCGCCTTCGAAGCGATCAGCCGGGGGGCCAATGGCGTGACCATGGTCGAACAATCGCGGCATGCGATGAAGACGTTGAAAGATTCGGCGTCTCAGTTGGGCATCGAAGACCGCTTGAATCTGATCATCGGCGACACTTTTCGTATCGCATTGAAATTGTTGGGGCCGCCCGATGCCGACACGCCCTGGGTTGTTTTTTTGTGCCCGCCCTACCGAATGTGGGAAGACGAAACGACCCTGGGCAAGTTGAACCAGATGATCCGCGCGTTTCTGGAACACGCCCCGCTGGGCAGCGTGTTGGTCGCCGAAACGGACAAGTTTTTTGACACCGCGCGTTTGCCTGCCGCGGCGTGGGACTTTCGTGAATACGGAAACGTCCGGCTGTGTTTTGTCGAACCCGCGGTCATCTGTGGCATGAACCTGTAG
- a CDS encoding LamG-like jellyroll fold domain-containing protein, whose amino-acid sequence MHAITPASAHDGHSHDGHDHDHSHAADASAAIMTTRPAAKSLPPVQADDVFHFVVYGDRTGGVPEGLKVLEQAVDDTNLLDPDLVMTVGDLIQGYNQTPEWLDQAAEYQEIMNRLNMRWYPVAGNHDVYWRGPDAPPQGHHESNYEKHFGPLWYSFQHKNAGFIVLYSDEGDPETNEKAFNQGRLQKMSDKQLEFLEKALKDHKDADHVFLFLHHPRWIGGGYTGGNWDVVHDMLKSAGNVTAVFAGHIHHMRFDGPIDGIAYYTLATTGGHLSAEIPGAGYLHHLNMVTVRPDDISVASLPIGSVMDPKEFTPEFLATVDQARSVRPSLQSGELRLNIDGSASGELTYAIKNTTTRPLQGSLVFGSPDRPSRDWTSDLDHQHYEIAAGQSRQFTFTVNRPAGSMQTLTMPTVRTELDLIGETTRIRLPAIDQPLPLRVSAVPADFFTASKDLALRVQTPQSAVRIPSDEFELPDGPFTIEGWCRLDEAAGYNAVIAKTQSSEYAIFMDEGAPVFDVNLNGRYVSAKSDQTIAIGQWTHIAGVFDGKEVRLYVNGKQVDSRPARGKRRANKLPLFLGADPDAGGNPTRNFVGLLDEVRLSTGAVYEADFTPESRFLPQDSTVLLMHLDRRVGPFVLDHSNSAAMGTLGKAADLVSHDR is encoded by the coding sequence ATGCACGCCATCACGCCGGCATCGGCACACGACGGTCACAGCCACGACGGCCATGATCACGATCACTCGCACGCCGCCGATGCGTCGGCCGCGATCATGACCACACGACCGGCCGCCAAAAGCTTGCCGCCGGTCCAAGCCGATGACGTTTTTCACTTTGTGGTTTACGGCGACCGCACCGGTGGCGTGCCCGAAGGATTGAAAGTCTTGGAACAGGCAGTCGACGACACGAATCTATTGGATCCCGATTTGGTCATGACGGTCGGCGACTTGATCCAAGGATACAACCAAACGCCCGAATGGTTGGACCAAGCGGCCGAGTACCAAGAGATCATGAACCGGCTAAACATGCGGTGGTATCCGGTGGCGGGCAACCACGATGTGTATTGGCGCGGACCTGACGCGCCGCCCCAAGGACATCACGAATCCAATTACGAAAAACACTTTGGGCCACTGTGGTATTCGTTTCAACACAAGAACGCCGGCTTCATCGTCCTGTACAGCGACGAAGGCGATCCGGAAACCAATGAAAAGGCTTTCAATCAAGGACGTCTGCAAAAGATGTCCGACAAGCAATTGGAGTTCTTGGAAAAAGCGTTGAAAGACCACAAAGACGCCGATCACGTTTTCTTGTTCCTGCACCATCCACGTTGGATCGGTGGCGGCTACACCGGCGGCAACTGGGACGTCGTGCACGACATGCTGAAGTCCGCCGGAAACGTGACCGCCGTTTTCGCGGGCCACATCCACCACATGCGATTCGACGGTCCGATCGACGGCATTGCCTATTACACCTTGGCCACCACGGGCGGACACCTGTCGGCGGAAATCCCCGGTGCCGGTTACCTGCACCACTTGAACATGGTCACCGTTCGCCCCGATGACATCAGCGTCGCATCGTTGCCGATCGGTTCGGTGATGGACCCGAAAGAGTTCACGCCGGAGTTTCTGGCGACCGTGGATCAAGCTCGCTCGGTTCGCCCGTCATTGCAGTCCGGCGAATTGCGACTGAACATCGACGGCAGCGCCAGCGGTGAATTGACTTATGCGATCAAGAACACCACCACGCGGCCGCTGCAGGGTTCGTTGGTCTTCGGTTCACCGGACCGTCCGTCGCGTGACTGGACTTCCGATTTGGATCACCAACACTACGAAATCGCGGCCGGACAATCGCGTCAATTCACATTCACTGTGAACCGACCGGCCGGCAGCATGCAAACGCTGACCATGCCCACGGTTCGTACCGAACTGGATCTGATCGGCGAAACCACCCGCATTCGATTGCCCGCCATCGACCAACCGTTGCCTTTGCGTGTCAGCGCCGTGCCCGCTGATTTCTTCACCGCCAGCAAAGACTTGGCTTTGCGTGTGCAGACGCCGCAATCCGCGGTTCGCATCCCCAGCGATGAATTCGAACTGCCCGACGGTCCCTTCACCATCGAAGGCTGGTGCCGGTTGGATGAAGCCGCCGGTTACAACGCCGTGATCGCAAAAACCCAAAGCTCCGAATATGCCATCTTCATGGACGAAGGCGCGCCGGTGTTCGACGTCAACCTGAACGGTCGGTACGTTTCGGCCAAAAGCGATCAAACCATCGCCATCGGCCAATGGACTCATATCGCCGGCGTCTTCGACGGTAAAGAAGTCCGCTTGTACGTCAACGGAAAACAGGTCGATTCACGCCCGGCCCGTGGCAAGCGCCGCGCGAACAAATTGCCGTTGTTCTTGGGAGCCGATCCGGACGCGGGCGGGAATCCGACACGCAACTTTGTCGGCTTGTTGGATGAAGTTCGCTTGTCGACCGGCGCAGTCTATGAAGCGGACTTCACGCCCGAATCACGGTTCTTGCCGCAAGATTCGACGGTCTTGCTGATGCACCTGGATCGACGCGTCGGCCCCTTTGTTCTGGACCACAGCAATTCCGCAGCCATGGGAACGCTTGGCAAAGCGGCGGACTTGGTTTCTCACGATCGCTAA